From Paraburkholderia flava, a single genomic window includes:
- a CDS encoding tetratricopeptide repeat protein: MNLSFVKQLLMKRPARASRVPTAVSPRRLLGVAVLAAWTFVAMPAHAQDPSSDSDDTSVTLPDALGPQSADEAKDLPDVQLSSQIVFQVLAAEVALQRGQAAPAYQTYLALARDTHDPRMAQRATEIALAAQSPSDALAAVQLWQQYAPSSERAAQLDASLLVLSGKPDDASPLLARELARIPADNRGNGILALQLLLSRGPNRVGGLHVLQDLLKNDMNRPEAQMALARQQILADDAPGARKSLEQALTLKPDYLPAALALTQMGPDERKEGTAAIEKYVQQNPKSHDARLALAQVYLASDRLDDAQKQFEVMHKDNPNDLTPLMALGLIKIQQKKPAEAQTWLTQYAQKAEATPGADAGQAYIYLAQLSLEQKDEAGAANWLDKITPASQQYVPAQITRAQLLEKQGKPDDARKLLANIKAPDPRDQALIARTDAAVLFDTKHYPEAEARLAQATADYPDDPDLTYDYAMAAEKNGHYEIMEGQLRKLIRSQPDNPQAYNALGYSLADRNQRLQEADRLVEKASALAPNDAFIMDSVGWVKYRLGNTADAVKLLRKAYELQPNAEIGAHLGEVLWKSGDQDQARAAWREARKLEPDNDTLVNTLKRFQVNDL; the protein is encoded by the coding sequence ATGAACCTGTCCTTCGTGAAGCAGCTTTTGATGAAGCGCCCCGCTCGCGCGTCGCGCGTACCGACAGCCGTATCCCCGCGCCGGCTTCTCGGCGTCGCCGTGCTCGCCGCGTGGACGTTCGTCGCGATGCCCGCGCATGCCCAGGACCCGTCGTCCGATTCGGATGACACCTCGGTGACATTGCCGGACGCACTCGGCCCGCAAAGCGCCGACGAAGCGAAGGATCTGCCGGACGTTCAGCTCTCCAGCCAGATCGTGTTCCAGGTACTCGCAGCCGAAGTCGCGCTGCAAAGAGGCCAGGCGGCACCCGCTTACCAGACCTATCTCGCACTCGCGCGCGACACGCACGATCCGCGGATGGCGCAGCGCGCGACCGAAATCGCGCTGGCCGCGCAAAGTCCGTCGGATGCGCTCGCCGCCGTGCAACTGTGGCAGCAGTATGCGCCCAGCTCGGAACGTGCTGCGCAGCTCGACGCGTCGCTGCTCGTGTTGTCCGGCAAACCGGATGACGCGTCGCCGCTGCTCGCGCGCGAACTCGCGCGAATCCCGGCGGACAATCGCGGCAACGGCATCCTCGCGCTGCAGTTGCTGCTGTCGCGCGGACCGAATCGTGTCGGCGGCCTGCATGTGCTGCAGGATCTGTTGAAGAACGACATGAACCGGCCCGAGGCGCAAATGGCGCTCGCCCGTCAGCAGATTCTCGCCGACGATGCGCCGGGCGCGCGCAAGTCGCTCGAACAGGCGCTCACGCTGAAGCCCGACTATCTGCCCGCCGCGCTGGCGCTCACGCAGATGGGTCCGGACGAGCGCAAGGAAGGCACCGCCGCGATCGAGAAGTACGTTCAGCAGAATCCGAAGTCGCACGACGCGCGGCTCGCGCTCGCACAGGTCTACCTGGCCAGCGACCGTCTCGACGATGCGCAGAAGCAGTTCGAGGTGATGCACAAGGACAACCCGAACGACCTCACGCCGTTGATGGCGCTCGGGCTGATCAAGATCCAGCAGAAAAAGCCGGCCGAAGCGCAGACGTGGCTCACGCAATACGCGCAGAAAGCAGAGGCAACGCCGGGCGCCGATGCGGGTCAGGCGTACATCTATCTCGCGCAATTGTCGCTCGAGCAAAAGGACGAAGCAGGCGCCGCCAACTGGCTCGACAAGATCACGCCCGCGAGCCAGCAGTACGTCCCGGCGCAGATCACGCGTGCGCAGTTGCTCGAAAAGCAGGGCAAGCCCGATGACGCGCGCAAACTGCTCGCGAACATCAAGGCCCCGGATCCGCGCGACCAGGCGCTGATCGCGCGCACGGATGCAGCGGTGCTGTTCGACACGAAGCACTATCCGGAAGCGGAGGCACGGCTCGCGCAGGCCACCGCCGATTACCCAGACGACCCCGATCTGACCTACGACTACGCGATGGCCGCCGAAAAGAACGGCCATTACGAAATCATGGAAGGCCAGTTGCGCAAGCTGATCCGCTCGCAGCCGGACAATCCGCAGGCGTACAACGCACTCGGCTATTCGCTCGCTGATCGCAACCAGCGTCTGCAGGAAGCGGACAGACTGGTCGAGAAAGCATCGGCGCTCGCACCGAACGACGCGTTCATCATGGACAGCGTCGGCTGGGTGAAGTACCGGCTCGGCAATACGGCGGATGCGGTCAAACTGCTGCGCAAAGCCTACGAGCTTCAACCGAACGCCGAAATCGGCGCGCACCTCGGCGAGGTGCTGTGGAAGAGCGGTGACCAGGATCAGGCGCGCGCCGCGTGGCGCGAAGCGCGCAAGCTGGAGCCGGATAACGACACGCTCGTCAATACGCTCAAACGCTTTCAGGTGAACGATCTCTGA
- the mutM gene encoding bifunctional DNA-formamidopyrimidine glycosylase/DNA-(apurinic or apyrimidinic site) lyase, with product MPELPEVEVTRRGIEPYVAGRRVERVDVRTPALRWPIPDGLAAMLRGRLVHKVERRGKYLLFEVDEGWFIVHLGMTGTLRVLRNMPHPPAAAKHDHVDWIFDEFILRYRDPRRFGAVLWHARADGDVLEHPLLAGLGIEPFAPAFSGALMHRLTRGRKVSVKQVLLAGEVVVGVGNIYASESLFRAGIRPTTPAGRISLVRYGLLADAVRVTLAAAIEKGGSTLRDFVGSDGESGYFQLDYFVYDRAGQPCRVCGTPIRQIVQGQRSTYYCPTCQR from the coding sequence ATGCCAGAGTTGCCAGAAGTTGAGGTTACCCGTCGAGGAATCGAACCTTACGTTGCCGGGCGCCGCGTGGAGCGCGTCGACGTACGCACGCCCGCACTGCGCTGGCCGATTCCGGACGGTCTCGCCGCGATGCTGCGCGGCCGGTTGGTCCATAAGGTCGAGCGACGCGGCAAGTACCTGCTGTTCGAAGTCGACGAGGGCTGGTTCATCGTGCATCTGGGGATGACCGGCACGCTGCGCGTCCTGCGCAACATGCCGCATCCGCCTGCGGCGGCGAAACACGACCACGTCGACTGGATCTTCGACGAGTTCATTCTGCGCTATCGCGATCCGCGGCGCTTCGGAGCCGTACTGTGGCATGCGCGCGCCGACGGCGATGTGCTCGAACATCCGCTGCTCGCGGGGCTCGGCATCGAACCGTTCGCGCCTGCATTCAGCGGCGCGCTGATGCATCGACTGACGCGCGGTCGCAAGGTATCCGTCAAGCAGGTGCTGCTGGCGGGCGAGGTCGTGGTCGGGGTGGGCAACATTTACGCTTCCGAAAGCCTGTTTCGCGCGGGCATCCGGCCGACAACCCCGGCGGGCAGAATCTCGTTGGTCCGTTACGGTTTGCTGGCGGATGCGGTCCGGGTGACGCTCGCCGCTGCAATCGAGAAGGGCGGCAGCACGCTGCGCGATTTCGTCGGCAGCGACGGCGAGAGCGGCTATTTCCAGCTCGACTATTTCGTCTATGATCGCGCGGGCCAGCCATGCCGCGTGTGCGGCACGCCGATCCGACAGATCGTTCAGGGGCAGCGTTCCACTTACTACTGCCCGACCTGCCAGCGCTAA
- the mutY gene encoding A/G-specific adenine glycosylase: MSVNSDSCPDFAARLVAWQRQHGRHDLPWQNTRDAYRIWLSEIMLQQTQVSTVIPYYARFLARCPDVAALAAAPLDDVMALWAGLGYYSRARNLHRCAQAVVERHDGAFPASVDALADLPGIGRSTAAAIASFAFGARATILDGNVKRVLARVFGVEGFPGEKRVENAMWVLAESLLPPAANAEDVSAYTQGLMDLGATLCVRGKPDCARCPFADDCVANATGRQRELPAARPKKAVPTRRTWMLVLRDGDAVMLEKRPPSGIWGGLWSLPEAADEDALAERAHAFGADGVVSPLAPMTHTFTHFKLDIEPRIAELSRGVSIGALGDAETAWVAMRDIDAYGVPAPVRKLLDGLQGSLL; this comes from the coding sequence ATGTCGGTGAACTCCGACAGCTGTCCGGATTTCGCCGCGCGCCTCGTCGCGTGGCAGCGGCAGCACGGTCGTCACGACCTGCCGTGGCAAAACACGCGTGACGCGTACCGCATCTGGCTGTCGGAGATCATGCTGCAGCAGACGCAAGTGTCGACGGTGATTCCGTATTACGCGCGGTTTCTCGCGCGCTGTCCCGATGTCGCGGCGCTGGCCGCTGCACCGCTCGACGATGTGATGGCGCTATGGGCCGGCCTCGGCTACTACTCGCGCGCGCGCAACCTGCATCGCTGCGCGCAGGCGGTGGTCGAGCGGCACGATGGCGCGTTCCCCGCATCGGTCGATGCACTCGCCGATCTGCCGGGTATCGGCCGCTCGACGGCGGCGGCGATTGCGTCGTTTGCGTTCGGCGCACGCGCGACGATCCTCGACGGCAACGTGAAGCGCGTGCTCGCGCGCGTGTTCGGCGTCGAAGGTTTTCCCGGCGAGAAGCGGGTCGAAAACGCGATGTGGGTGCTGGCCGAATCGCTGCTGCCGCCTGCCGCGAATGCCGAAGACGTGAGCGCGTACACGCAGGGATTGATGGATCTCGGCGCGACGCTCTGCGTGCGCGGCAAGCCCGATTGCGCGCGCTGTCCGTTCGCCGACGATTGCGTCGCGAACGCGACCGGGCGTCAGCGCGAACTGCCGGCTGCGCGTCCGAAGAAAGCCGTGCCGACGCGTCGCACGTGGATGCTCGTGCTGCGCGACGGCGATGCGGTGATGCTCGAGAAGCGGCCGCCGTCGGGTATCTGGGGTGGTCTGTGGAGTCTGCCGGAAGCCGCCGACGAAGATGCGCTTGCCGAACGCGCGCATGCATTCGGCGCGGACGGTGTGGTGTCGCCGCTTGCGCCGATGACGCACACGTTCACGCACTTCAAGCTCGATATCGAACCGCGCATCGCCGAACTGTCGCGTGGCGTGAGCATCGGTGCGCTTGGCGACGCGGAGACCGCATGGGTCGCGATGCGCGATATCGACGCGTACGGCGTTCCCGCGCCGGTGCGCAAGCTTCTGGATGGACTGCAGGGATCGTTGCTCTAA
- a CDS encoding LON peptidase substrate-binding domain-containing protein, producing the protein MPTSAVLADLPLFPLHTVLFPDGLLPLKIFEARYLDMVRDCLRAKTPFGVCLLKSGGEVAKPDEPAVPETIGCLAEISDCDVETFGMLLIRARGTRRFRLLSHRVAAAGLLVGMAEPIGDDQPLESNEHLAKFGACAEVLERIIEAIREKDPSNLPFVEPFRFDDPSWVSNRLAEILPIALRARQKLMELEDAGARIDVVHHYMQQHQLL; encoded by the coding sequence ATGCCTACTTCTGCCGTACTCGCCGATCTGCCGCTGTTCCCGCTGCATACGGTGCTATTCCCCGACGGGCTGCTGCCCCTCAAGATCTTCGAAGCGCGTTATCTGGACATGGTGCGCGACTGTCTGCGCGCGAAGACGCCATTCGGCGTGTGTCTGCTGAAAAGCGGCGGCGAAGTGGCGAAGCCCGATGAACCGGCTGTGCCCGAAACGATCGGCTGTCTTGCGGAAATTTCCGACTGCGACGTCGAGACGTTCGGCATGCTGTTGATCCGTGCGCGCGGTACGCGGCGCTTTCGTCTGCTGTCGCATCGCGTCGCGGCCGCGGGTCTGCTCGTCGGGATGGCGGAGCCGATCGGCGACGATCAACCGCTCGAAAGCAATGAGCATCTTGCGAAGTTCGGCGCGTGCGCGGAAGTGCTCGAGCGGATCATCGAAGCGATCCGCGAGAAAGATCCGAGCAATCTGCCGTTCGTGGAGCCGTTCAGGTTCGACGATCCATCGTGGGTGTCGAACCGGCTCGCCGAAATTTTGCCGATCGCGTTACGCGCACGACAGAAGCTGATGGAACTGGAAGATGCCGGCGCGCGCATCGACGTCGTTCATCACTACATGCAGCAGCATCAACTGCTCTAG
- the rapZ gene encoding RNase adapter RapZ produces the protein MRIILITGISGSGKSVALNALEDAGYYCVDNLPPRFLPELATYLVSDGQDKLAVAIDARSSASLDEMPAMIRDLAREHDVRVLFLNASTQSLIQRFSETRRRHPLSGSTAHDADVGLLTSLEEAIDRERELVAGLAEFGHQIDTSNLRANALRAWVKRFVEQERTGLALTFESFGFKRGVPLDADFVFDVRTLPNPYYDSQLRPLTGLDKPVIDFLDALPVVHQMIGDIEAFLVKWLPHFRDDNRSYLTVAIGCTGGQHRSVFIAQTLAARLASAANVIVRHRDAPIDVGESSKLVA, from the coding sequence ATGCGCATCATCCTGATCACCGGCATTTCCGGCTCCGGCAAATCGGTCGCGTTGAACGCGCTCGAAGACGCGGGCTACTACTGCGTCGACAATCTGCCGCCGAGATTTCTGCCGGAACTTGCCACCTATCTCGTCAGCGACGGACAGGACAAGCTTGCCGTCGCGATCGACGCGCGCTCGAGCGCCTCGCTCGACGAGATGCCCGCGATGATCCGCGACCTCGCGCGCGAACACGACGTCCGCGTGCTGTTCCTCAACGCGAGCACGCAGTCGCTGATTCAACGCTTTTCCGAAACGCGCCGCCGGCATCCACTATCCGGTTCGACCGCGCACGATGCGGACGTCGGCCTGCTGACGTCACTCGAAGAAGCGATCGATCGCGAGCGCGAACTCGTCGCGGGCCTCGCGGAGTTCGGTCATCAGATCGACACCAGCAATCTGCGCGCGAACGCATTGCGCGCGTGGGTCAAGCGCTTCGTCGAACAGGAACGCACCGGGCTCGCGCTGACGTTCGAGTCGTTCGGCTTCAAACGAGGTGTGCCGCTCGACGCGGATTTCGTATTCGACGTTCGCACACTGCCGAATCCGTACTACGACAGCCAGTTGCGTCCGCTCACCGGGCTCGACAAACCGGTGATCGATTTTCTCGATGCGCTGCCAGTCGTCCATCAGATGATTGGCGACATCGAAGCATTTCTCGTGAAGTGGTTGCCGCACTTCCGCGACGACAATCGTAGCTATCTCACGGTCGCCATCGGCTGCACCGGTGGACAGCATCGTTCGGTATTCATCGCGCAGACGCTCGCCGCGCGTCTCGCGAGCGCGGCAAACGTGATCGTGCGGCACCGGGACGCGCCGATCGACGTCGGCGAATCGTCGAAGCTGGTCGCCTAG